In one Sebastes umbrosus isolate fSebUmb1 chromosome 13, fSebUmb1.pri, whole genome shotgun sequence genomic region, the following are encoded:
- the LOC119499813 gene encoding aryl hydrocarbon receptor-like — protein sequence MYAGRKRRKPVQRAVKQAPSEGAKSNPSKRHRDRLNGELERLASLLPFPEEVTASLDKLSILRLSVSYLRAKNFFSVTLNGVTPAAVKDDDSKTAAVVEAKIPEGELLLQALNGFVMVLSASGTIFYSSHTIQDYLGFHQTDVMHQSVYELVHTEDQQELRRNLHWALNPPPAAAPAITEDSPQEMEPDSSSAVVTYNPEQLPPENSSFLERSFMCRFRCLLDNSSGFLALNIQGRLKFLHGQNQRQENGGKAPPQLALFAIATPLQPPSILEIRTKNMIFRTKHKLDFTPLACDAKGKIVLGYTEAELRVRGSGYQFIHAADMLYCAENHVRMMKTGESGLTVFRLLTKENRWKWVQANARLVYKNGKPDYIIATQRPLLDEEGGEHLRKRSMHLPFTYATGEALLYQSNHPIAAFRDGGHEKNGSKSKKSRTERLLRDGLDPGSLLGALMSQDESVYVCQPALEPKMSFHSFFGDQMGFSDSESSSLHRSWDEPSNGVLGPGVTEPGTSFDPLLATLDSLSLEGHGVVDSEEGGCSNGELFRALEGLGLSAEDLELLLLDERMIRVEMDPERVPTLDDLLTNDEILSYIYDSIEGKVDSTEQVPPSTASATATMVSLPESNATSDANVHMQFPHHKPPLVGHAPILQLSQQMQQHLNMRQEKVVHDWGQQSDRLANTIVNGELLGQNQPLTNGQWTAQNILVSAGIQLEHYKTQQTIFNGKASELDGEHHQQHQQRYLQQQPRVQNHLSQQCHAKQKAANLNGLCGVSGAEHSAGKSQWQDFGFSESLGSNSCLDNSQKPLTNTSLDSCMDYSMPDVDNADYTISGSGLFGRNGQQHGAESAVSSFQGMNHKLQQEQIPVPLAQVISSLSQCPPPNASLEQILGVGKPCRQLDHYGMVTSEIPHDPSPNKMENGCLLSSTYPGGCALPNRNGAAPPTVQLPGPETLPSLPDPPATGFYL from the exons TCACCCTGAACGGAGTGACACCAGCCGCTGTGAAGGATGACGAcagtaaaacagcagcagtggtggAGGCCAAGATTCCTGAAGGCGAGCTGTTGCTGCAG GCTCTCAACGGCTTCGTCATGGTCCTTTCTGCCAGTGGGACCATCTTCTACTCCTCTCACACCATCCAGGACTACTTGGGCTTCCACCAG ACGGACGTCATGCACCAGAGCGTGTACGAGCTGGTCCATACGGAGGACCAGCAGGAGCTCAGGAGAAACTTACACTGGGCCTTGAATCCTCCTCCTGCCGCTGCACCTGCCATTACCGAGGACTCCCCCCAAG AGATGGAACCGGACAGCAGCTCCGCCGTGGTCACCTACAACCCCGAGCAGCTTCCTCCAGAGAACTCGTCCTTCCTGGAGAGGAGCTTCATGTGTCGCTTCCGCTGCCTCCTGGACAACTCCTCCGGCTTCCTG GCTCTGAACATCCAGGGCAGACTCAAGTTTCTGCATGGACAGAACCAGCGGCAAGAAAACGGAGGGAAGGCCCCGCCTCAGCTCGCCCTCTTCGCCATCGCCACCCCTCTGCAGCCTCCGTCCATCCTGGAGATCAGGACCAAGAACATGATCTTCAGAACCAAACACAAGCTGGACTTCACACCGTTGGCCTGCGATGCAAA GGGGAAGATCGTGCTGGGATACACCGAGGCTGAACTGCGGGTTCGAGGATCCGGCTATCAGTTCATCCACGCAGCAGATATGTTGTACTGCGCCGAGAACCACGTCAGAA TGATGAAGACTGGAGAGAGCGGTCTGACCGTGTTCAGGCTGCTCACCAAGGAGAATCGCTGGAAATGGGTCCAGGCCAACGCCAGGCTGGTGTACAAGAACGGCAAACCAGACTACATCATCGCCACCCAGAGGCctctttt GGATGAAGAGGGAGGAGAACATTTGCGTAAGCGCTCCATGCATCTACCCTTTACCTACGCTACAGGCGAGGCCCTGCTCTACCAGTCCAACCATCCCATAGCAGCCTTTAGAGATGGAGGCCATGAGAAAAATGGCAGTAAGTCTAAGAAGAGCCGGACTGAAAGGCTTTTGCGGGATGGTCTGGACCCCGGCTCTCTTCTAGGGGCACTCATGAGTCAGGATGAGTCGGTGTACGTTTGCCAGCCCGCCCTGGAGCCCAAAATGTCCTTCCATAGCTTCTTTGGAGACCAGATGGGCTTCTCTGACTCCGAATCCTCCAGCTTGCACAGGAGCTGGGACGAGCCGAGCAACGGCGTGCTGGGTCCGGGCGTCACGGAGCCGGGCACCAGCTTCGACCCGCTGCTGGCTACTCTGGACTCGCTCTCGCTGGAGGGCCACGGGGTCGTGGATTCGGAAGAGGGGGGTTGTTCAAACGGCGAGCTGTTCAGAGCTCTGGAAGGGCTGGGGCTGAGCGCCGAGgacctggagctgctgctgctggacgagCGGATGATCAGAGTCGAGATGGACCCCGAACGCGTGCCCACCTTGGACGACCTGCTGACAAACGACGAGATCCTTTCATACATCTACGACTCCATAGAGGGGAAGGTGGATTCCACAGAGCAGGTGCCTCCCAGTACTGCCTCGGCGACGGCCACAATGGTGTCGCTACCTGagagtaacgccacttctgacgcTAATGTTCATATGCAGTTTCCTCACCATAAGCCTCCCCTGGTGGGGCACGCCCCCATCCTCCAGCTGTCCCAGCAGATGCAGCAGCACCTGAACATGCGACAGGAGAAAGTGGTGCATGACTGGGGCCAGCAGAGCGACCGTTTGGCTAACACGATAGTCAACGGAGAGCTGCTGGGGCAAAATCAACCGCTCACCAACGGACAGTGGACAGCGCAAAACATTCTGGTCAGTGCAGGGATACAACTGGAACACTATAAAACACAACAGACTATTTTCAATGGCAAAGCCTCAGAGCTGGATGGAGagcatcatcagcagcatcagcagcgcTACCTTCAGCAGCAGCCCAGGGTGCAGAACCACCTCTCACAGCAGTGCCACGCCAAACAGAAGGCGGCCAACCTCAACGGACTGTGTGGCGTCTCCGGCGCGGAGCATTCGGCGGGAAAATCCCAGTGGCAGGACTTTGGATTCAGCGAGAGTCTGGGCAGCAACTCCTGCCTTGATAACAGCCAAAAACCTCTGACAAACACCTCACTAGATTCTTGCATGGATTATAGCATGCCTGATGTTGACAATGCGGATTACACGATTAGCGGAAGCGGTTTGTTTGGGAGGAACGGACAGCAGCACGGGGCCGAGTCCGCGGTCTCGTCCTTCCAGGGGATGAACCATAAACTGCAGCAGGAGCAGATCCCGGTTCCTTTGGCTCAGGTCATCTCCAGCCTGTCGCAGTGCCCTCCCCCCAACGCCTCCCTGGAGCAGATCCTCGGAGTGGGCAAGCCCTGCCGACAGTTGGACCACTACGGCATGGTGACCTCTGAGATCCCTCATGACCCCAGTCCCAACAAG ATGGAGAACGGCTGCCTGCTGAGCAGTACTTACCCAGGAGGCTGTGCTCTGCCCAATAGAAACGGAGCAGCGCCCCCTACTGTCCAGCTGCCCGGCCCCGAGACTCTGCCCAGCCTCCCCGACCCGCCAGCCACCGGCTTCTACCTCTGA